The following proteins are encoded in a genomic region of Enterocloster clostridioformis:
- a CDS encoding IS91 family transposase, whose protein sequence is MSDYKIRQIFEQSYEAFSAPGHYQSDVQRKAARAILNCKSGRLGVNLSQCTDCGHVEVHNNSCRNRNCPNCQAVKKEIWVDKRSAEVIDSPYFHVVFTLPHELNPLIYCNQKLLYGLLHRCCAETLLELSADKKWLGATPGIIQVLHTWNQELDYHVHMHCIVSGGGLTGDGKIRKSSSKFFIRTEVLRDKFKGKYMAHLVSLYESGSLNFSSSCENLRNSYHWKEFKNKLYEMDWCPYIKKTFNGFGNVIEYLGRYIHKIAISNSRILSVTEDTVTFSARGKKPGEPKRQITLGNTEFIRRYLMHVLPSGFQKIRYYGFLNNRMKYKNLKVIFKLQNGQRFKQRYAGMSLAELLKAVWNFDICVCPECGHTAMKQLGRCHVPSS, encoded by the coding sequence ATGAGTGATTACAAAATCAGGCAGATATTTGAGCAGTCCTATGAAGCTTTCTCAGCACCGGGGCACTATCAGTCGGATGTCCAACGCAAAGCCGCCCGAGCCATCTTAAACTGCAAATCCGGAAGGCTTGGTGTCAACTTAAGTCAGTGTACCGACTGTGGGCATGTGGAAGTCCACAATAATTCCTGCCGCAACCGCAACTGCCCCAACTGTCAGGCTGTGAAGAAAGAAATCTGGGTAGATAAACGCAGTGCTGAGGTCATTGATTCACCCTATTTTCATGTAGTGTTTACACTTCCACATGAATTAAATCCCCTCATTTACTGCAACCAGAAGCTTCTGTATGGACTTCTTCACAGATGCTGCGCCGAAACACTTCTGGAATTATCTGCTGATAAGAAGTGGCTCGGGGCAACACCCGGGATTATCCAAGTACTTCATACTTGGAATCAGGAGCTGGATTACCATGTACATATGCACTGCATTGTTTCCGGCGGCGGGCTTACCGGAGATGGAAAAATCCGTAAATCCTCATCTAAGTTTTTTATCCGTACGGAGGTCCTGCGGGATAAGTTTAAGGGGAAATATATGGCACACCTTGTCTCCCTTTATGAAAGCGGCTCCCTTAACTTTTCATCCTCCTGTGAAAACCTGCGTAATTCTTACCACTGGAAGGAATTTAAAAATAAGCTTTATGAAATGGACTGGTGCCCCTACATCAAGAAAACCTTCAACGGCTTCGGCAATGTCATTGAATACCTTGGACGCTACATCCACAAAATCGCCATCTCTAACAGCAGGATCCTTTCTGTTACGGAAGATACGGTAACATTCTCTGCCCGTGGAAAAAAGCCGGGTGAACCAAAACGTCAGATTACTCTTGGCAACACGGAGTTTATACGCCGTTACCTGATGCATGTGCTGCCTTCCGGCTTTCAGAAAATACGCTATTATGGTTTTCTGAACAATCGGATGAAATATAAGAATCTGAAGGTTATCTTTAAGCTTCAGAATGGACAGCGTTTCAAGCAGCGTTACGCCGGAATGTCCCTGGCAGAGCTTTTAAAAGCAGTCTGGAATTTCGATATCTGTGTGTGTCCTGAATGTGGTCATACAGCCATGAAACAGCTGGGAAGGTGTCATGTTCCTTCTTCCTGA
- a CDS encoding tyrosine-type recombinase/integrase has protein sequence MDKYLNSFREMISLRGLTDHTLKNYCTYIRAYLDYLANVLHKSPEDVSWDELRDYIKWLQKSRDLSDRTINCAISQLRFFTMYVLHKTWDDTQLPMRKFDEYLPYVPSKQETWQFISSIPDLKQKTMVTLMYSSGLRIGEVCRLRYEDVDRKNMRLHITHSKNRNDRYAILSKAALDLLTRYWFEYGRPKGFLFPKQSGEDRPIDTFFLSRHIHAHEDRLGWERRLTCHSFRHAFGTHLYENGTDLLTIKALMGHKSLSSTTIYVHLSGNAIRNAVSPFDRLAGEYHE, from the coding sequence ATGGACAAATATTTAAATTCTTTCAGGGAAATGATTTCCCTTCGCGGTCTTACCGACCATACCCTTAAAAATTACTGTACTTACATCCGGGCGTATCTGGATTACCTCGCAAATGTTCTTCACAAATCGCCAGAAGATGTTTCCTGGGATGAACTTCGTGACTACATCAAATGGCTACAGAAATCCAGAGACCTTTCTGACCGCACCATCAACTGTGCCATTTCACAACTGCGCTTTTTCACCATGTATGTTCTTCACAAAACATGGGATGACACACAGCTTCCCATGCGTAAGTTTGACGAGTACCTTCCCTATGTTCCCTCGAAACAGGAAACATGGCAGTTTATTTCTTCCATACCTGATTTAAAGCAGAAGACTATGGTTACACTCATGTATTCCTCAGGGCTTCGTATCGGTGAAGTATGCCGTCTGCGTTACGAGGATGTTGACCGCAAAAACATGCGGCTTCACATCACACACTCCAAAAACAGGAATGACCGCTATGCCATTCTTTCTAAAGCGGCACTTGACCTGCTGACACGCTACTGGTTTGAATACGGCAGACCAAAAGGCTTTCTTTTTCCAAAGCAAAGTGGCGAGGACAGACCCATCGACACATTCTTCCTTTCAAGACACATCCATGCCCATGAGGACAGGCTCGGATGGGAACGCAGGCTTACCTGTCATTCCTTTCGTCATGCTTTTGGTACCCATCTGTATGAAAACGGAACCGACCTGCTTACCATAAAAGCGCTTATGGGACATAAATCTTTGTCTTCCACCACTATTTATGTCCATCTTTCCGGTAATGCCATCCGCAATGCCGTCAGCCCTTTTGACCGATTGGCAGGTGAATACCATGAGTGA
- a CDS encoding O-acetyl-ADP-ribose deacetylase, translating to MKNENNTVIDTVLGDITKITGMDAIVNAANSSLLGGGGVDGAIHRAAGKELLHECRLLGGCKTGQAKITNAYNMDCRYIIHTVGPVWNGGICGEQEKLSSCYWNSLLLALENGVKRIAFPSVSTGIYHFPVELAAETAIGTARKFVAEHPGELEHVLWVLFDARTKLVYDTVLRKL from the coding sequence ATGAAGAATGAAAACAACACAGTCATAGATACTGTATTAGGTGATATAACGAAGATAACCGGAATGGATGCAATCGTCAATGCGGCCAACTCATCCCTCCTTGGAGGAGGAGGGGTGGACGGGGCAATCCACAGGGCCGCGGGAAAGGAACTGCTGCATGAATGCCGGCTGTTGGGCGGCTGTAAGACAGGACAGGCCAAGATTACAAATGCCTACAACATGGACTGCCGGTACATCATCCACACCGTGGGTCCTGTGTGGAACGGCGGGATATGCGGTGAGCAGGAGAAGCTTTCTTCCTGCTACTGGAATTCCCTTTTGCTGGCCCTGGAAAATGGAGTGAAGCGGATTGCGTTTCCCTCTGTCTCCACCGGCATATACCATTTTCCGGTGGAGCTGGCAGCAGAAACCGCCATAGGAACTGCCAGGAAATTTGTGGCGGAGCATCCGGGTGAACTGGAACATGTTCTGTGGGTTCTCTTTGACGCCAGGACAAAACTGGTGTATGATACTGTTTTGAGGAAACTGTGA
- a CDS encoding 5'-3' exonuclease: MSERKFVIVDGSSLLSTCYYAVLPREIMFAKTDEEKEKHYGKILHASDGTYTNGIMGVLKAVASLLKKQQPAYMAFVFDKTRDTFRRELYPDYKGTRSRTPEPLKQQFVLIERILEEAGFKVLYSGRYEADDYAGSLVHKFREQVPVVVMTKDHDYLQLVSDAYNVRAWMVQARQEKAEELYDKYYGLYGLDKASVNLPEKTFEFTAETVYSEEGVWPEQITDLKGIQGDTSDNIPGVRGVASAAPLLLGEYGTVENIYEVIHEAEQDKKELKELQDFWKNSLGISRSPYKSLTKTGKEGELCGEAAARLSKELATIKTDIPLDLELEDFSVSFCKEDVLREWCGKLDIKIASVFGKSE, from the coding sequence ATGTCAGAAAGAAAATTCGTGATTGTTGACGGCTCATCCCTGCTGTCAACCTGTTATTATGCAGTGTTACCCAGGGAAATCATGTTCGCCAAGACCGACGAGGAGAAGGAAAAGCATTACGGAAAAATTCTCCACGCGTCGGACGGGACTTATACCAACGGCATCATGGGGGTACTGAAGGCCGTGGCTTCCCTGCTGAAAAAGCAGCAGCCGGCCTACATGGCATTTGTGTTTGACAAGACAAGGGATACCTTCCGCAGGGAACTGTATCCTGATTATAAGGGTACCAGAAGCAGGACGCCGGAGCCTCTTAAGCAGCAATTTGTGCTGATTGAACGGATTCTGGAGGAAGCAGGCTTTAAAGTGCTCTACAGCGGCCGGTATGAGGCGGATGACTATGCGGGAAGCCTTGTCCATAAATTCAGGGAGCAGGTACCCGTGGTGGTGATGACCAAGGACCATGATTATCTGCAGCTTGTGAGTGATGCGTACAATGTAAGGGCCTGGATGGTCCAGGCCAGACAGGAGAAGGCGGAGGAGCTTTACGACAAGTATTACGGGCTTTACGGCCTGGATAAGGCATCGGTGAACCTGCCGGAAAAGACCTTTGAGTTTACGGCTGAGACCGTGTATTCCGAGGAAGGGGTGTGGCCGGAGCAGATTACGGACCTGAAGGGAATCCAGGGAGACACCTCGGATAATATTCCGGGAGTCAGGGGCGTTGCCAGCGCGGCCCCTCTTTTGCTGGGAGAATACGGCACCGTGGAGAATATTTATGAGGTGATACATGAGGCGGAGCAGGATAAGAAAGAGCTTAAGGAGCTGCAGGACTTCTGGAAGAACAGCCTGGGAATCAGCCGTTCTCCCTACAAATCCCTGACCAAGACAGGGAAGGAGGGGGAACTGTGCGGGGAAGCCGCCGCCAGGCTGTCTAAGGAATTGGCCACCATTAAGACAGACATACCTCTGGACCTTGAACTGGAGGATTTTTCCGTGTCCTTCTGCAAGGAGGATGTGCTTAGGGAGTGGTGCGGGAAGCTGGATATTAAGATTGCTTCTGTGTTTGGGAAAAGTGAATAG